The Cannabis sativa cultivar Pink pepper isolate KNU-18-1 chromosome 8, ASM2916894v1, whole genome shotgun sequence genomic interval tcgagtttattgaaaatatattatctttacacaatctattaatacaagtcaataccaaacatagtattgtattaaataatactaatacaaaattaaaatagttaTAAAATGATAagcttagatatatatatatatatatatatatatatataaaaagttgaGTCAGATCTGATTTAGTGGGGCGAGGCGGATCCTTACGTGATTTGGATCAGGTTGGATCACAGCGCTGGATCATTCTGTGCTCATTCAAGGTCTTTCCTCAACCGTTTTATCTAAGTGGTACCCCCTCGGGACTAGGTGAAGGTAAATTTTAATGTAGCTCAATGTAAGCATTCTTGAGTTGCAGGTGGTTGCCAGGATTGATTTGGGAAAAATTCTTTGGGCTACCACTTCCTCTCTTAATGCCCCTAATGCTCTTGTATTTGAGATAGTGGAAGGAGATGCTCAAGTTCTCATTAGAGCTTTCAATGGCGAGATCAAGTTGTGGGAATTGAGCAACTTCACGAAGGATCTTAAGAATAATGTgatttgttgtatttttttttttttatttctagagattataattttatatctcACAATCTAGTTAAATGGGCTAGTGCCTAGAACATTTTTGGGAACTTGAGTATGAACTCCATCCCCCCTACATCTTGTGTAATGACCTTCTTAGGTCCTTTTAAGTTCAAtatatttcaataaaaaataaataataatttgtatcctttttaactttaaaaattgACTTTTAAATgagttataaataataataataatttaagtttGGCAGCACTTGCATACATGTGAATCTACAATAAGAATAGCATATTCTAAACAAACAAACCATACCATAAATAGCTCAAATGAGGCGTGTCGGTTCTCCCTCCACCACCTCTCCTCATCATCTAATTTACTCTCAAAATAATATGCTGTCATTTCAATTATTCATTTCATATGCcaactttaatattttttataacacTCTTATTAGATTATCTTATctcacaaaaatatatttttttaaaagagtgATTTAAgtcaatgaaaataaataaggaTATCGATGTTTTAAGACCATCTACAATGTTatacaaatttaatttaaaatttacacTATTCTTTTCTTTTACGAACTCTAATGATGAATAAATATCTCACAAAATATTagactaaataaatatattttacttaaaatctcgtattttatattatttaaattaatagtctaaaataactaatttataaaataatttgtaaGAATTATATCATAACTACTAgagtaaaaatttaaaatcttaaaataattgagtaaaataaaatatctattaaattaattaaaggctacatatatttttattttttatttttttattgaagttCTATAGTTGATCATATTATATGCGACTATTTTTAAAACTAGCgaaaaataattatgtaaaaaaGAACTCACCAATAATATCAAGCATCTTAAGAAAGcgaatattattaaattaaagtcTATATAAccaatattttgatatttttcatAGTTAAGATTCACAAAGATCAATTtaactattaaattattattttacttaatgttattatttttttaaaaaatgagtcTCTATTTTAactctttaattattttaaaaaaaaaaaatagatagtaTAATTGAAGATATTCTAATTatgctttaaaataataataaataaataaatttttattaacaCGTGCGAGGGTGGAAAGCGTGCGAAAGAAAAGGCAATAAtaaaaggagaaaagagagaaagagacgaAGCAAAGAAATTAAAAAGACGAAACCAGAGAGAACGAAAAAGAAGGGTGGCAGTACCATCGAACAATTTCATGTCCATCTTGCCTGACAAAGCCCAAGGATCCACTTCGTCTTCGTCTTCATCTCCCTCTTCTGCAAACCCTACCCTTTCCAATCATGGAACCTTCTTCTCATCCTCACctcaatctcaatctcaatctcaatctccCTCCCGCCAATTCCACGCATTTGGATCGCTTCAGATCGCCCACTCTCACTCTCACTCTCAATCACCTCCCAACGATATGTCGCCAGAAAGTTcaggttttgttttgtttaattTGTTATGTCGTTGCTTTTTCTTTACTTGGAATTTTGAAACCCTAGAATGTCGGAGGAGCTCAATTTCAATTTCTTATTCTGCGACTGTTGTACCGCGTGCTAGCATGTTATGCATTTGGGAAATGTAAATTGAAGTCAGATGAATTGTGGAAGATTGAAATTTAAGTCTTGAAATGGAGATATAAATTTGGCTTATTATGTTTGTGGGAAACAATTcaggttttatttgttttgtttagTTTAATTAGTTATGTCGTTGCTTTTTCTTTACTTGGAATTGTTGCTGTCTTGAACATTGAGTGTGAGCCCTAGAGTGTGGGAGCTCAATTTTGGGAACTGCTTTTGGCGTTCTTCAAGTTCGTATTCATCGACTGTTATATCGTATTAGCATGCTATGTATGTATTGGGCAATGTAAATTGAAGTCAGCTGAATTGTGGAGGATTGAAATTTTAAGTCCTGAAATGGAGATAGAAAGTTGGCACCTAGTTTAGCTACTGAATTTGTCGATGGTGAAATGCTTATCCATTATATGTTCAATGTACTTGCAGGCCCCTTCGTCTCTGGAACTCAAGATTCTGGTGGGCTTTCCAAAGAGGTAAGAATAGATATACATATATGATCGGTGTCAAGTGTATGAATGTGATTCTGTTTTCTTTTGGAAGAATATCTTTTTGGGTGCAAAacccattttatttatttgaggtTGGGTCTGTTAGCTGTTACAGAGTCTACTTCTTGTTGTGGGTAGATGTTCTCATTCTATAATTCTGATTTTTCTAGGTAACTGAGTTGGGGAGAAATGTTGACAATAATTTATCTCATCAAATGCCCAATGTGCATTCCCAGAGTCGCTCTGGAGGACGAGGAGCTGGATCAGCCCAGGGTAGAGGGAAGTTCTCAGGAACCACAGTTTCTCCTCGAAACCAACAAGTTTCTGGACATGTTAATTCTCATGGAAGCTCTGCATCCTCGGGAGGAAGAAAAGCTCAAGTAACGAGTGGCAATCACTTGTTAAATTTCCATTATGACCCTATTTCTCGTTCTCAACCAAGAGCTCCTCCTCCAAGAAGGCATCACAAGATAAAGCCGTACAATAAAGATCTATTTCTTCAGGCAAACTATAAATTTGTGGTGCTAGATTCTGGAAACTATACTGCTGAATCAATGGATCCAGATAAAATGTTACGGTGGGAGGACATTATATGCTTGAGATACTCTACCTCGTCTACTGTTCAATGTCCAATTTGTCTGGAATCTCCTCTTTGTCCCCAGATAACCTCATGTGGACATATATTTTGTTTCCCATGTATTCTTCAGTACTTGTTAATGGGGAAGGAGGATGCGAAAGGTGATTGCTGGAAAAGATGTCCTTTATGTTTTGTTATGATATCACCCAAGGACTTGTATACTCTTGTCATTGAGAATGTTAATGAGTACAGGGTTGGTGATAAGGTAGAGCTTCTGCTTTTAACTAGACAGAAGGACTCCTCTATGCTGTTCCACAAAAACAAACAGGAGAAAGATATAAACGTAGGTAGCCCTGAAGAAACTTATGATccattttcaaaatttacatttacATCAGATGTAGATCTGTCGGTCAGAAAGGCAATTTCTGATCTAGACGGTTGGTTAGTAAGGGCAGACGCAGGGCTTGTTGATGACCTAGAGAAGCTTCCATATGTATGTGCTGCAATGGAACATTTAGAACAGAGAAAGAAATATTGGGATGAGCACCGAGCATCTGATAATGTTAAATCTTCTGAATTCGGTCGGAATACTGGTTCATATGTTACACAGCCAGTTGCAAATGCTACTCAAAATAACAGTGATTTAGTAGTCTCTGATACTTTGTCTACTGAGGTCTCtgataaaaataagaattttgacAATATAGGAGAGGTTTGTTTAGATGCACAGATCTGTTCTGATCACCCTGCTGATGCCTCTGAATCATTAGGGCCCCAAGAAGTTGTGTTATCTTCTTCGTACGATGAAAGCAATGACAGGAACTCGAAAGTCTTTGGAGATGTGAAGGAGAAGGATTCTTACAATTTTTACCAGGTGACTGAATGATAGATGTTTCTCtcatttttcatcatgtttGTGTCTCTACATTTTGAATTTTGCAAAATATGATAGAAAATAAAGGTTCTAAATCTTAGACTGATTAATAAGATGGTAATATTAGCTATACAATGtgcaattttgtatttttttttttaacatttaataATGGCTAACAAGTGTTCGTCCTCCATATTTTCTTTTAACTAGATTTTGATTtctcaaaaaggaaaagaaaaaggaaagaaagaaaaaagagagatttTGAAGTAGTCCATTTATTAATGTAGTATTCCCAGATAGCTTCAATATTGctgttttttactttttcaagATATATTGGTTTCAATATTCTTTGGTCACTGTTAAGTGTAATATTGATATTCATACTCTGGTGCTGTCTGTGTTAGGCAGCTGATGGTCAGCACATCATTCTCCACCCAATAAATATGAAGTGTCTTCTACATCATTTTGGGAGCGCCGATTTGCTGCCTGACAGGTTTTGTTGCTTTACAAATTTTCTTGTTTTCTGCAATATAGCCCCTTGAAATTCATATTGTGCCCGTTGATTTCTGTTTTTGCAATATGACTGATAGTTCTTGTCATCTTATCCAAAGGCTTTACTAGAATGGGCCTACTGTGTAGTGTAATTCAAATGATCAATTGAAAGTGTAGCTTTTCCTTTGTTAACATGTGTTAGTACATGCCTAATCATGaactatatatgttttttttattttgcagAATCTTTGGAAAGATTTTGTAATTAGCGATGGTGTTATTTCTGTGTTAATTTTATGATCTTCAATTTCCTTCATTGTAGAATTTCTGGGAAGATTTTGCAATTAGAGACAGTGACTCAGTCAGAAGCCATAAGGAGGCGCTTTCGCTTCTTGAGCCATTTTTCTTTAACAACAACTTTTCAGGTACCTTGGCACtagttattatataatatagttttaatttttcattgttTCTCATgcttattcatatatatatatatatatatataatctgaaATTAGGTTTCTAATGACTAAGTTTtgttcagctatgtgaaatcgATTTGAGCGAGCTTTTACCCCCTGATTCCTTGCTTCCCTTTATTGAGGAAATTAAGAAACGTGCAAAGCAAAGGAAGCAAGTTGCTCGCAAGGTATCATTACACTTGTGTACTATATTTTCTATAAACGTAGTCTAAACTAAGATTTGTTTTCATCTTTGCTGAACTAATTGATATTGCTTTCTGTTGACAATAGAAGCAATTTTCGCCTCTTATTGCGTGCGTCAGCATGTTTTTTCTCTGGAAGAAAGCATAATTGCATGCATAACTGAAACATACACTGGATACTGTTAAACTTTCAAAACCTCTAGGGAGGCCAGCACATTGAGCACGTTAGAATATTCTATTATGGTTTACCATTAAAATGTATTTCTTTGTACTGTTTCGGTTGACATGATTGATCATGTACAGTACATGGTAGGTTTGTAGTGACATATTATTGGGTTTGTACCCATCCACATTCTTGTATTGTTCATTTTATtaacagagaaaaaaaaaactgtgttGTAGTTGTTCTCTGGTACTTAATATATGCATCAAACATGAGTTTGGATGTACTTCTAGAATTATTTGCTAATATGCTATTGTTTATTTCTAGGAGCGGAAAGAGAAAATCAAGGCTGAAGCTGCTGTAGAGGGCCCAATGCCTATATATTCTAGTTTTGTGCAGTCATCTCGTGATGAATCCCCTATTTTCTCCATGGATGACTTTGAAGGTAATCTTATCATCACTATTCGGTCTACCCAGAGATGTAGGAATTATAGGATTTCTTGATGTCTTAAGAAAATATTATTGCGAAAGAGAAAGATCAGTATTTTTTGATAAGAGGAGGCTCAAAAGAGCCAGAGAAAGATCAGTATTAGTTTGCCTTGTACATTATTATGTTGTCTGCTACGGTTTATGAGATGTGTGAGACTTTTAAAATGTTCTTGACTGTCCTAATGTACAGTTAATTTTTCCCTTTCATTTTGATTTGCATGTTCATTTTCGGTTCTTTTTTCTATTAATCTCATCTGAGCTTTATATGTTTTGCCATGGTTACGATCAGCTCTAGGAACTTCACCTGTGGCATCATCAAGCACTTCAGTTGTTGGGGAACGGAGGCTCTTTTCAAATGTTACGAAGCTTGGTTTTGCTGCTGGGCATGATTCTCCATCTCTAAAAATTGAGGAAATTAGTTCTCAGCTTGAAAACCTTGCGACAACCGAGTCTTCTTCTGCTGGTTAGTTTAAGAGCCACTTTTCTATGGAACAATACTTTTGGCTTTTGAATCATGGCTGCCTATTCTATATATACTTTACGATTGTCATTGAGTTGCAACTATGTGCATGACTCATTAAGGGTTGCCCACAAACAGTTCGAGTCTCTCAACCTGCTATAGTTTTATAGTTCCGAAATATTGTAGGGTTAGGTTGGGAGCTTAATGCTCTTTTTCAAAAAGGTTAAAATTATATGCACGTACCATTAACTTTCATTGTCACTGTCCCATATTAAACTGTTTTGCTCTTGGATTATGAATCAATTGAAATACATTGTTTCAAGTAGTAAAGCTGTTTTCGTAAACCTTTTTGCTATCTGCAGGTTCAAGAAACACCGGTGTACTGTCATTCGCTAATGTAATATCTAGAGACAAAGCCGTTAAAAGCTTAGAGGCACCGAAGATGAACGAATTGGGAAAGAAAGGCAAGAAACCAAGCCGCGTCCTTTTGTCTACAGCAGGTGGTCGGCGCTATTAACTTTCATCACAgtaatggcaaaattacaaggCATCTCTAGTTCATTATAAAAGAATAATTCTAGGGTTCCTGTCCTCTTTTAGCTGTACAAAGTGCATCTACTTCTGAGACTGTCCGTGTATTGGCCTTGGCGGCTTCTTTTTCTTCCTGCAAATATTGTGGGGTTTTTACCACACTTTCCACATTGTGTTCTTACCAACGAAGGTTCATCATAAATACAAATATgtaagaaatttaattaatgtgtTTATGTTTCGAGCTTCTTAtgagaaaaattagaaatttttattGTGGATTTTAGTAATATGTTTCTATTGCAAAGTCATGTTCATGTACTTGGGTTGGAGCAATATTACAATCCAATTTCAGTGGCATTCTAAGTTTGCCTGCTTGAAATACCTTATTCAAGTTGTTTTAATTAGTAAAATAAGTAGATAATTCAGCTCATTGAAGAATTAGTAATGAattgcacattttgtttttacTTAAGCTAAGAATGACCTaccatgtaattttttttttatatctgaTTGGaaatttggctgaaataatctATAAAGATCAGATATATTTCACTTGATTGTGATGGTTTTGTCTCCTTGaagatataaatgtatatattggcCCTACCTTAATGTGGATTGGAGTGAAGAACATAGAGAATGGATAAGCTTTTTATCTACTTCTCAATCAGTAGTACACATCAAAAtcacaataacaataatattaatGCAAATAATATCTTTTAGAGGAAAAACATGGGAGCTCCTTTATTTCCTTTACTCTGAGCTCACTTAACCAACTGATGGATAATCATTACTTTCTTTAATTATGTCTCTGATTATTATGGTCCTGAAAAGGAGAAGAGCTACCTATGTGGTTCAAGAGAGTTTCAACCCCATCTAAGAAATGTTCACCAAGACCTTATTTGCTACGATGGAGAAGGTCACTTGGGCTCCAATTCACCATGTTGTAATTAGGAATACCCaaccaattattattttgaccTTTTggttagggaaatttgattttctatacttagaaaatcaaaaaatttgatttctaaaccaataatttaaaccctaaaaaaactatacttttttttcaaaaccccaaaaatacccccaaactctcacagcatctctctttctctctctatttcggccggtcccaagaatcccacaccccaggtccgatggtcggaccatggggtccgatggggtccgaccaatcggacccatcggaccccaaggtccgaccatcagacctctctcttcccctctctctctcaaatcgcaggaaaaaaaaaattttaaaagacggtcggacctctttcttcctctctctctcaaatcgcagaaaaaaaaaataaaatttaaaagacggtcggaccttggggtccgatggggtccgaccaatcggacccatcggaccccaaggtccgaccatcggacctctgtcttcttccctctctcaaatcgcaggaaaaaaaaaaagtttcagagatAGAGGTCGGATGGGTTGGGGTCGGATTGGggttgctctttcgggttggggttggggtcggaggggttggggtcgtggtcgacgggggtgagggtggtgatcggcgttggggttgacgtgggtgggtgagggtggttcgggtgagggtgggcggttggggtgagatagagggagagagagatgatgcagagagagagagaatattgtgaggggggtatttttggggttttgaaaaaaaaggaatagtttttttaggttttaaatttttggtttagggaaatttttttttgattttctaagtatagaaaatcaaatttccctttggtTAATACCCTTAAATCCTTTCCAAGTTAAATATAGCAATCATGTTctacttaaatatatatattttttttcattcggATCATCATATTATTTATACACATTCAAGACtaaataataacataataaaagaGTGTTGTGTACACTAAAAACCAAGTCATGTTCTCTCTAGTACACACTCTTCTGATAGTCATGCTCACAGAACTCTCCACCAAGATCATCACAAGCCTCTCTTCGAAAAACTCTGCACCAATTCAATACAACATTtttaactattattattaaaaatatttagccaaagaaaatatattgattaaagtatatatatgcatgcttacgTTTTTGGATCATTGTACTCAAAATATTCTCTTTCAAAGGTCTCTGAAGATGATGTTGAAGTTGATGTTGAGTCAGTCTGCTTTTGTTGAAGCTTTGCTTCAGGAAACATGCCTTCCCAACATGCCTCTCCACCTATTGTTTCACAGGCTTCTGCAGGGAACACACTGAACAAAACAAAATCCATTAAAAGCCAAAATGAAGGCACATTTGGAGACAGCTTGTGCTCGGGGAGAGTACGCTCTCCTCAGTTGTTTTTAGTAATGATATGcacattcaaaatatatttagatacaaaaattattaaacgaATATTATTTTGTGATAAGttactctaattttattgaagaaaaaataaaattctatcATGAATCtctagaataaaaattctaacTTTGTCTctgtaataattattttcgggagtttttttttatttttttaaataaagtatTTCATATTTGAAGTAATTAAAATACTTACGAGAATTGAGAGTTATAATTAACTGTATTCGTATCATTGGTTGTCACAACATTTGCTTTGACACTAGAATTACGGGAAGTGAAAGAAGTACTTAATTTAGAAGGAAAAAGGGTCAATTGAGAAGGTTTTTTGGAGGGTTTCAAAGGGATAAGAGTAGGAGAAATAATACTCAAACTTGCctgcatttttttcttttttaatttttaaatggtAATTTTGTGAAGATGAAGCTTTTTAGTTTGTGTTTGGGGTTTGGAATTGGAGTGAATGATCATATCAAGTAAAGCTCAAATTTATAGGATAAATTTAGTGATGGAAGAAGCAAGATATTTGTGCATTTAGATAAGGTTACAAATACAATGATAGAGAAGCTTTGGCATGTTCCTATCATCATGGATGAGATATTTATAAGCATTTTATTTGGACTGTTTTCTCTCAATTATTATTCTAGGATGGAAAAAAAGTTGATAAATACTAAGTTAATTATGAATTGCCACGTAagtattttactttttaatttttatggaatttttattaagtaaatattattttacaccttgtattttgtaaaagttatagaTTAGACTCTCTGTTtcgttaaataacaaaatgaatcctgtattttttaaaattgtacaaataggaccatGAGCTCAATTttcgacaattttttttttttttaatataactaacttaaAGACAATTTCTGATACGAAcaaatacaaaaagtttaactaatTTTGTCATAATACTTTTAAGTTGGATTAtcattataaaatttttaattgtctcttattttaatatattttttttaattacatttAGAGATATCTAATTATAAGATAACTGTTTTTAAGACCATATTTTTTAGGTTTAAATTTTTGGACTAATTAcatttaacttaaaaaatattttattttataaatgtgCAATTTCTCATTTTGTGGATATGGTATTTGTTTCTATGTTCGTCATGGCTTGTTTTGTTACCATATATGGTAATTTGTTATGTGCCTAGTGTGGTTTGTTTTGGTGCCATATATGTATGGTTGTTTGTTTAAATCTTTTTGTGGGTTCATCCTACAAATAGTGTAAGGTAGCAGTAATACTCTCAGCTCCAAGATCATAAGTTATTTCTTCATTAAGAGATTAATGAATGTGTTtctacaataaaattaaaatcctTACTTTTAACTTATCAGTGTGTTAATTGAATTTTACCTATTTATTTTTCAGGTGTATTTTACTTCACTCACTTAGTTATTTAAGGATCCTAGAACTTCAATGGGATATGTTACTATTacaatacttttttttaaaattattatatcatGAACTTTATTAGAAGGATTCTGAACTGATGATTGTTTTATAATggttgattttgtgttaaaggTTTATTGACAATCTTCCAAGTAGAAAGGTAGGATCGAGATGGGCCCAAGATGTTGGACTACCTATCACGTGAATCGTGTCATATTCGTTGTCTTTAATATTGGTTTTGGAGTTGTCCACAGTATGCTAGATTGAGATGGGGTATCCTTTATGATATTGAAGTCTTATTGTTTAGCTTTTCGAGAGTATTTTTTCTCTTATGTAAGTCgcaaaattaatattgtagcaTATGAATTGGCTAAACATACTTAGAACAGACAATAAACTTTAATAGATGGAAGAACCTTTGCACCTTTGcatgatattttttattcaaCCTAAAAATGTTACTCTTatctaaaaaaaacaaataaaaaagttactcttacaaaaataaaataaaataaaataaataatttttttgactaTATAATTAAAAGTAACTTGATCCCtacctaaaaatataaatagttaTTTAATGCATATTATTTTGTGCAATTAGAGTATGTATTTAACATTATTCTTTAgattatttagaatatttacTCCAAAATACTATCATTATCAAATTATattgtgttaattttttttttctaaacagaAATATAGGACATCTGTTAATTTTccaacatgaaatttaaaattttaaaacgaaaatattttttattaataccattaatatgaaaataaaattttaaattacactaTTTCAGCATTGTAGATATTTTGGTAAAAAATTTAACAGGTGAATTTAAAGCACAAACCCTAAATATTATCAAAAGAAAATGAAGGATTTACATGCATATGATTATGATATTCAATTCTGTTGTAtagataataatatagaaaagataaaagatatAATATGTACACGGTAAGCCATTTTTAAGATCAtagtaatataattaatatacttTCATTGAATTCAATTGCTACATTACTTAGTACAATATCAAACCTAGATATGACCCCATCAccaaaactaagaagaaaattaCAGACAAAAGTTTATTGTATTTTCCATGTAACACACTATATCCCTTCCCTGAAATCCTCACTAAAATGATTATAGGTTTCGATGACCGCCACTGCTGCTGCTACTCGTGCTAGTTTATCCGAAAATAGCCGAACATGCAGAGTAGCAGCAGCACAAAAGCTCAATTCACATGCCCTTTCACTTGAAATTCCAGAAAACAAAAATGGGAGTACCTTGTTAGGCGCGGCCGCCATGGTTAGAATGCCATCTTTTTACGAGTGTCTCACGCATACTAAATCATCCAATTTGTTTCCATCCATTTTGTATAGAGACACTCCCTCCATTTGATGATAGTGTTCCTGTGCTGCTTCTCTCAAACTCTCAAAAGGCATAACTTCCCATTTACTGTAATTTGATGACTTTCTTACACTGCTCATATCTGGAGACCCCGACACAGGTCCATCGCTTTCAGGGCTCACATTCCCCCACACCTTACAACTACCAAACTGACCCAAATCGCCAGTTTCACCCCTCTTCAAATACAAGGCCGCTGCATGAGCTTGTTGTATCATTTCTCTAGTCGGCACATCTGCCCAATCCTGTTTCCTCTTGGATCTCATGGGTGAATGGATCCTAATAACCTGGGAAAATACAACCTCGAATTAGATTATGTCATCAAGATTGCATCTGTGTTAAGACAACTTTTCCATAGATTCCAACAACATAGAATTTTCAaatatgtattcttacaccGAGGCATTCTAGGAGCTGGTAATATGCTCTTCCTTGCAGGGGGTTGTGCCCTTTCCTGGGTGTAGAGAAGTATCTTGTCCTACAAGGTGAGACTAAATTATTAGCAATGGAAGTTGCTGAAGAATGTCTTTCCAAAACGAACACACAACAATaaactatatatgtataacAGGAGTTAACTGACCATTCAGTATAGCCAGGGTCAACTGTGAAACCATAAATGTCAACAATGTCACACATGGAGAGTGCTAGTTCTATGGATTTCATTCCAGTTCCTTTCGCACCACGACGTAGC includes:
- the LOC115701497 gene encoding uncharacterized protein LOC115701497, with amino-acid sequence MSILPDKAQGSTSSSSSSPSSANPTLSNHGTFFSSSPQSQSQSQSPSRQFHAFGSLQIAHSHSHSQSPPNDMSPESSGPFVSGTQDSGGLSKEVTELGRNVDNNLSHQMPNVHSQSRSGGRGAGSAQGRGKFSGTTVSPRNQQVSGHVNSHGSSASSGGRKAQVTSGNHLLNFHYDPISRSQPRAPPPRRHHKIKPYNKDLFLQANYKFVVLDSGNYTAESMDPDKMLRWEDIICLRYSTSSTVQCPICLESPLCPQITSCGHIFCFPCILQYLLMGKEDAKGDCWKRCPLCFVMISPKDLYTLVIENVNEYRVGDKVELLLLTRQKDSSMLFHKNKQEKDINVGSPEETYDPFSKFTFTSDVDLSVRKAISDLDGWLVRADAGLVDDLEKLPYVCAAMEHLEQRKKYWDEHRASDNVKSSEFGRNTGSYVTQPVANATQNNSDLVVSDTLSTEVSDKNKNFDNIGEVCLDAQICSDHPADASESLGPQEVVLSSSYDESNDRNSKVFGDVKEKDSYNFYQAADGQHIILHPINMKCLLHHFGSADLLPDRISGKILQLETVTQSEAIRRRFRFLSHFSLTTTFQLCEIDLSELLPPDSLLPFIEEIKKRAKQRKQVARKERKEKIKAEAAVEGPMPIYSSFVQSSRDESPIFSMDDFEALGTSPVASSSTSVVGERRLFSNVTKLGFAAGHDSPSLKIEEISSQLENLATTESSSAGSRNTGVLSFANVISRDKAVKSLEAPKMNELGKKGKKPSRVLLSTAGGRRY
- the LOC115701498 gene encoding light-regulated protein 1, chloroplastic, encoding MQASLSIISPTLIPLKPSKKPSQLTLFPSKLSTSFTSRNSSVKANVVTTNDTNTVNYNSQFSVFPAEACETIGGEACWEGMFPEAKLQQKQTDSTSTSTSSSETFEREYFEYNDPKTVFRREACDDLGGEFCEHDYQKSVY